A genomic segment from Microcoleus sp. FACHB-672 encodes:
- the pheA gene encoding prephenate dehydratase, with amino-acid sequence MTVSVAHLGPPGTYAEAAALAYVYQVKQETGCECLLYPYPSIAQTLRAVAQGEAHLAVVPVENSIEGSVVVTLDTLWQLDSLRIQRAIVLPISHALLSTAQALEEIQTVYSHPQALAQCQGWLEKFLPNVQPVPTNSTTEALQFLEQEPSAAAIASLRAAELYKLPVLAHPLNDYPDNCTRFWVLARGEGSEISGNFPSQMSAGTSHTSLAFSLPANVPGALLKPLQVFDLLSINMSRIESRPTKRSLGEYLFFIDLEGDINQAPVKSALQLLTLHTETLKVLGSYSVLSLQPPSVILANKV; translated from the coding sequence ATGACCGTATCTGTTGCCCATCTAGGCCCACCCGGCACTTATGCAGAGGCAGCCGCCCTTGCTTATGTCTATCAAGTCAAGCAAGAAACTGGCTGTGAATGTTTGTTATATCCTTATCCGAGTATCGCTCAAACGCTGCGGGCGGTGGCGCAAGGGGAGGCGCATCTGGCAGTGGTGCCGGTGGAAAATTCGATAGAAGGCAGTGTGGTAGTTACGCTCGATACGCTGTGGCAGTTGGATTCGCTACGAATTCAGCGGGCAATCGTGTTGCCGATTTCTCACGCGTTGCTATCGACAGCTCAAGCTTTAGAGGAGATTCAAACGGTTTACTCTCACCCCCAGGCGTTGGCGCAGTGTCAGGGATGGTTGGAAAAATTTCTGCCAAATGTGCAGCCGGTTCCGACGAATTCCACAACGGAAGCGTTGCAGTTTCTCGAACAAGAACCCTCTGCGGCGGCGATTGCTTCTTTACGGGCGGCTGAACTTTACAAGCTGCCGGTGTTGGCTCATCCGCTGAATGATTATCCAGATAACTGCACGCGATTTTGGGTACTGGCTAGGGGCGAAGGTAGTGAAATTTCAGGCAACTTCCCGTCACAAATGTCTGCCGGCACATCGCATACATCCCTCGCTTTTAGCCTTCCCGCTAACGTTCCAGGGGCGTTACTTAAACCTTTGCAAGTATTCGATCTGCTCAGCATTAATATGAGCCGCATTGAATCTCGCCCCACGAAGCGGTCTTTAGGTGAGTATCTTTTCTTTATTGATTTGGAAGGCGATATCAATCAAGCCCCTGTAAAATCAGCGCTACAATTATTAACGCTTCACACGGAAACTTTAAAAGTTTTAGGCAGCTACAGTGTGCTGTCATTGCAGCCTCCCTCAGTTATTTTGGCAAATAAAGTATGA
- a CDS encoding pentapeptide repeat-containing protein produces MANLNWASLSRAELSWARLTGTDLIGADLTEANLSDAKLIAANVRGANLQGANLQEANLIGACLDRADLSRANLCEAKLRGASLQAANLRGATLTEANLEGTDLRGADLRECNLTGAFLCAANLEGAKLDGAILSGSIQFCVRQV; encoded by the coding sequence ATGGCTAACCTCAATTGGGCCAGCCTGAGTCGGGCAGAGCTATCTTGGGCGAGGTTAACCGGCACAGATTTAATTGGGGCTGATCTGACAGAAGCCAACTTGAGTGATGCGAAACTAATTGCTGCCAATGTGCGAGGGGCAAACTTGCAAGGGGCTAACCTTCAAGAGGCGAATCTGATAGGAGCCTGCTTGGACAGGGCGGATTTGAGTCGAGCTAACTTATGCGAGGCAAAATTGCGTGGCGCAAGTCTTCAAGCTGCCAACTTGAGAGGGGCAACTTTAACTGAAGCGAATCTTGAGGGGACTGATTTAAGAGGGGCTGACTTGCGCGAGTGCAATCTCACTGGGGCTTTTTTGTGTGCAGCCAATTTGGAGGGAGCGAAGCTTGATGGCGCAATCTTAAGTGGGTCTATTCAGTTTTGTGTCAGACAAGTTTAA